One Aegilops tauschii subsp. strangulata cultivar AL8/78 chromosome 2, Aet v6.0, whole genome shotgun sequence genomic window, GTAACTCCTTATCTGATTTTTCCATTTTCCACATTGTTGTGTCTATTTTCTTAGTTTGGTCTTGTGTAAATACTTGTCTTAGGGGTCTCTATATTGCATATACACGGAATCTTCAATTTGTCTCAAATGCTCAGTGGTAAAAACCATCCATGCTGGCGGTTCTTATCAGTGTGATGGTATGCTAACTGTTTCTGATATAATTCTGCTCTAAAAGCCCTACACTATTTTTGTCTTGTCGATACGTCGTGCACACAAATGCTGAGTTAAAAGGTCATAACTTTACACTAATTTAAGATTGTCTTGATCTCAAGTGTTGGCTCCTGCAGCATTGCATTTCACCAAGTGAAATGCTACATTTCTACTCCTAACCCATTTCTCTCTTTCTTAGTGTTTTTCTTATGTAGgttggaagaaaagaagaagatccagagaagatcttagtaataagatagttttgactttgtgaaacttgctacctatcgatgaaactgtgtaatattgatgaaactatgtatatgtatggatgaaacttgctactattggtaacatgtgttggatatgtgttcatggatatgtgttggatgtgtgtgtgtgtgtgtgtttgatttTGTGTGAAAATGAATTGATATAAGAAAAAACAGAGTTAAATGGGGCAATAtaggctctttgccatcagctggcagacggcaaaggctgcaggctctttgccatagCCTGCagcctttgtcgtctgccagctgatggcaaagagccaTGCCCTTTGTCGTCCGTTGGCTGAAGGCAAAGGcctttgcatctttgccgtccgacagcagacggcaaagtgccctTTGCCGTAGCTCGTTTAGCCGGACgttttgccgtctgctggctgacggcaaagttgccgtccgccatggcagatggcaaagttcctgattcctgtagtgtaacAACTACCGCTCTACTTTCGTTCGAGGGACCGAGCTATCCAGAAGGCAAATAATAAGCGGTACTCCGTGCGGTACTAGGACAATGGTAGTTCCGCCAGAGCGGTACTATCGCGTCGCCGGAGCGGTACTTCCGCTTAGTTGTAGTATGCCCAGTAAACCTGCGGTAGTAGAGTAGTAGTCAGAGCCACAGtaccgccggagcggtactaccacgctAAACTGCCGCTCTACTACCACCCATTTATAGAACCTAAACAACAAGCGGAAGTGAGGGCCGCACTGAACTGCGGCAGTACCGCTAAAGCGATACTACCGTTgagcacagcggtactaccgcttagaaTGCTCTGAAAAGCCCAAGCACAAGGGAAGGCCAAGCTCAAATGCAGGGAAGGAGGGAGGTTGCAGAGGGACTGTGCACGTGTTAATTCCACCCAACCTTTCCGAAgtggaccccctcttaatagtacggtgttcctacgactcaaatccacaaAAAATGAAATGAAGGAAAAACACCGTCTTCGCAATAGCTCAGAGGGGCACGAATCGTCTTGTGCCATATGAGAAATTGTGATAGGTTGGGTAAATAGACCTCGAtaaaacgccaaataaaatatgcaaataaaagtgcaacaaggtatttttgggggTTTTGGAACaatatatctgaaaataaaagtgacaaataatagatcggaaagcaaatatgatgaagaatagacccgggggccgtaatAGCACACGGTggataaacaaattactgttgggcaattgatagaacctcaaataattataacgatatccaggcaacgatcaatatatatgcatcacgtccaagattagtagaccgactcctgcctgcatctactattgttactccacacatcgatcgatatccatcatgcatctagtgtattaagtccatggagaaacggagtaatgcaataagaacgatgacatgatgtagacgagatctattcatgtaggaatagccccatcttgttatccttaatagcaacgatacatacgtgtcttgttgccccttctgtcactcgaaaagaacaccgcacgatcgaacccatcacaaagcacctcttcccatggcaagaaaaatcgatctacttggcctaactaaaccaaagattcgaagaagaaatacgaggctataaataatcatgaatataagagatcaaagactcaaataatattcatggataaaagatctgatcataaactcaaaattcatcgaatcccaacaaacacaccacaaaagagttacaccaaatagatctccaagagaccattgtattgagaatcaagagagagagagagagagagagagaggggaagccatctagctactgcctacggacccgtaggtctatgatgaactactcacgcatcatcggagaggcaccaatgaggatgatgaacccctccgtgatggtgtctagattggatctcgtggttctggaacttgcgacggctggaattgtgtttcgtcgcctcccctagggtttttggaatatttggggatttatagggcgaagaggcggtgcgggagaccaccgaggtgggcacaacccacctgggcgcgcctgggcccccaggcgcgcccaggtgggttgtgctcccctcgagcccccctctggtacttctttggcccatcttgtgtcttctggtccagaaaaattatccaaaaagtttcgttgcgtttggactccatttggtattgatttcctgcgaagtaaaaaacaagaaaaaatatcaactggcactgggcactatgtcaataggttagtcccataaAATGATagaaagttgctataaaatgattgtaaaacatccaagaatgatagtATAACAGCATGGCAAacaaaaatatagatacgttggagacgtatcacgcgaCGACATAGTCTGATCAGAGATCTTGTGTTTCCACCGGAGTGCATAAACTCATCGTTGAAGCCGTTTGTACCATCCGCCCTTATTCGTCTACCGACACCTCGATAGTCGGATACCTATGAAGGAGACAACAGAAGACAAAGATGTCCCATACGGCCTGCCTCCCGCTACTGTCGCACCACCTTCGATCCGACAACAACATGCTAAACATGACACCTCCGCCAGAGCCACCGTGCATCACCGGCCGCTAGCAGGCATGACTTGACGTCTCCATATAAGACGCCCTGCGTAGCATCCGCCGGTAGCGCATCCACCGGTGGCTTCACCTGCCGGCGACAGGCACCGCCCGAAAACTCCGAAAGAGGCACATGCGTCACCTGTTGAGCCACATCGAACCCGATCTGTTGATGGAAGGGACGTCCCATACCGCCACCAGCCTCAGAAGGCCGTCACCACCTCGAGATCCAGACTCCGAATCGCCCACACGATCCCAGAGTCCGCCGCCGTTGATGACGAGGGGCCGCCACCCCGATTCCGGGCGCTATAGGGAGGACCCACCGTCGCGCTAGCCGACAACAACAACCGCCGCCGCGATCCCGCATCATGAGCCGTCGACGCTGGAGGAAGCTCCAGCCGCCACACGCGTCCTGTGACGTCCCCGGGCGCGGGATCCAAGATctgccgccaccatcgccgccaCGAGGACCCACCATCTGGCCCATCATCCCCGGCGGaggggacgccgccgccgccatgttCGGATCTGGGCCGAAGTCGCCGCCGTGTCCGCCAAGACCGGATCCGGgccggccgccgtcgccgccaccggCCACGCCCAGCCCCGCCTCTATCCTCTGGCCATCTCACCCGCATCACTACAAACGCCTCCAGCAGGAGCCACCACGCCGCCATGGATCAAGGAAGAGGCCGCACCTCCGCGGatccggcgccctcgccgccgtACAGTCTGGGAAGGAGGAGtagccctccgccgccgccgtacaGTCTGGGAAGGAGGAGtagccctccgccgccgccgtcaaaCGCATGGGCTCTGCCCGGCGCTGtctcccggcggcggcggaggggaagGAGGGATGGGATCGAGGCGGCTGGGGGCTAGGGTTGCCCCCCCATCACCCTGGAGGGGCGAGCGACGAGGGGGTACGAGGGGGTCCCAACCAGGCCGCCTCCGCGTCTTACCATGCCACCTCCACGTCTCCTGTTgttcccgccgccgccgccatgcctCCCCAAAATTGGCGCAGCGGATTTGTAGCCCCACGTCCTGCGACCACCACCGGAATGGAAGAGccggcgagaaagaaggttgctTCCATTGGAATGGAAGCGTCGGATTATGTGTGTGATGATCTTGCAAAGTTTGTCATATTTTGTACTTTTGTTAAATTCATATGCATTGGGAGGAAACAAAAATGTGGATCGACTGCCGTGCGGCATCTGTCGGAGTTGGGTGTTTCTGGTGATTAAAAAAAAGCTTTTTGTAAAAAAATACTAGGTGATTTAAAAGGTCTTATATTATTATTTTACAGAGAGAGAGGATATTTTACTTCAATCACAATttaatgatgtaaaatacatcattTTTTCTTTTGAAAATGTAAAATACATCATCTATCAAGTCCAGTCCAAACCGTCAAGTTGTGGACGTGTCGTCGCTCGCCGTCTCTGACATGTTTATCCCCTTCGACTCCCACTTGACGCCTTCTGTTCCTCGCATGCTCCAAGTCTTCCGTTTCTTCCAGCAGCTTCTCCCCCTTCCCCACTATACTTCCAAGCAAAGGCGAGAACCCTAGCCTCACGAGCACCGCGCAGCGGAGATCCCGACCATCACCGCGATGCAGGCCCCGACGAACCCCCCCgtcgacctcccgccgctggtggCGCCGCCCCCGCGGGTGAAGGCGCCGACCCCGCGCCCCCCTCCGCCGGCTTCGCTCCAGCCCGACTCCCCGGGCGTCTTCTTCACCAACGCTGCCGCAGCTGCCCCACTGGGCTCCGCCCACCGCCGCATCGCCATCGCCGTCGATCTGTCCGACGAGTCCGCCTACGCCGTAAGCTGGGCCGTCGCCAACTACCTCCGGCCAGGGGACGCCGTCATCCTCCTGCACGTCCGCTCCACCAATGTCCTCTATGGCGCCGATTGGGGCTCCGTCACCCCCACATCCCCCGAAGACGACGCTGAGGTCGCCGCGCGCAAGATGGAGGAAGACTTCGACGCCCTCACCGCTTCCAAGGCCGACGACCTGGCCAAGCCACTCGAGGAGGCCAAGATCCCCTACAAGATCCACATCGTCAAGGATCACGACATGAAGGAGAGACTCTGCCTCGAGGTGGAGAGGCTAGGGCTTAGCGCGGTGATCATGGGGAGCAAGGGGTTTGGTGCGGCGCGGCGGGCCAGCAAGGGAAGGCTCGGGAGTGTGAGCGATTACTGCGTCCACCACTGTATTTGCCCCGTCGTGGTGGTGCGTTCCCCTGATGATGCTGTAGCAGAGGGCGGGGAGTCCGCCACTGCGATGGAGGCGGCGGTCGGTGCAGAGGACGTGCTGCACCCTGTGCCAGAGGAGGATGCTGAGTACCATGACGCCGCTGAGGAGCACAAGGGTAATTGTCTCTATACTTTTACCTCCGGCTTTGACTAACCACTGAAAATTGAAGTCAAATTCGATATGTTCGACAAATTCTATAGGTACAGTTGCGAACTTAGGCTACTATATGTCTAGCTAAATGCTACTTATACACTTATACTGAGCTTGACTATAGGATTTGTAAGGTTTATGCGGATTACACTTCATTAGTGTTAGTTTTTAACCAAATACCTATGTCTGATCCACAGGGTAATACATGAAGGGTTTTTATCAGTTTTGCCACTAGTTTTGTCACTCTACTCAATTTGCCATTAGAAGTTTCAACTAGCGTTCTCTCTACAAGTCACTGTAACCTGTGGGTCCTAGTTTTCAGTACACAGAGAATGAAATTAGAAGCAAAATAGCTTCATGCGCGGCCGCACGGGTGATCGAATCCCCGTGTGTCGTTATTTTTTCTTCTAAGTTAATTCTCTTTTGCTGACAATTAGGACCCAGAAGTTTTAGGGGAGCGCTGGCAAGTAGTGTCCATGGGTATTTTGGTCACTTCACCCTGGTCAATGGCCTTTGACCGAATGGTAATGGTGTCGAGTGGCATTTTTTAGCACACGCTTAACGGAAGGATGTCATTTTTGAGTAGTTGAAACTTTTAATGGAAAAATTGAGTAGTGTGACACAACTAGTGACAAAACTGATAAAACTCCTAGTTTTAATGCCTATCAATTGCTATCCTTGCATAGTTTGTAACTTCATCCAAATCTACTGTTCGATTTGAACTTACCACGTTGATGGACTAATAAGCTTGTGCTATTAGTGGTCAGACATGGGCTAATGAGCTTGTGTTATTAGTACGACACATTGGGCATATGTATACACACCACAATCGAAAATTGTATTTGCTGTCATTTTCAGCATGGACAGAAAGGCTATTATCTGTTGATTAGTATGTATGTTTGTTGCTTACCTGATTGATCATTTTGTAGCACACATTTAGCTTTGATTTACATTTGAATTAGTTTAGTGTTATATTTATTAAGGCCTGCATACCCGGCTTGTTCGGCTTAGATAAAAATAAAGCTTGCTGGTTGGGATtctttctctctcaaacacaaaTGCTTTGCATCTTGATGCGTTAATAGAAACAAAATAGTTATATCACAAGTCTAGGACCAAGGCTGTGAGCACCACTGACAACCCAGCTCTAACATTACATTTCTCCCAACCTGGCTACAGCTGTTGGACACTGGCAGCACCTGCCAAGTGCCATTCCTGCCTTTGCCTGGTTGGTTAGGAGTACTACTCATCCTCGCCTCCTTTATTTTTGTGCTTAGCAATGGATTAATGCTTGGCTCTCTCTTCTGGCCTCCTCACCTTGTCAATGATGGAGATTCAAGCTTTGCCTTGTGGCTATTGCTGATAAAGCATATATTTTCTTTGGCCTCCTGTATTGACACCGGTACGAGTGTCACGTGCCAATTACAGGCTAACAAGCAGCTTCTACATGACTATCTATGCCACATATAAGCCCAGAACCAATCTCAGCTCAGCTGTGGCTTATCATTCATATGGAGCCTATATGTCCCAACTCCAAACTAAGTCCTCCTTTCTGGTGCTTAATTTGTTGTATGCATGGTTACTATTCCACTATTCCATTAGGATTTCGCTTCGATCTCACTCCAAAATTTTCCGGGAAGAGGATGGGAGGGGAAGAGAATAGGAAGATGCTGGGGCATTGATTACTAGATTGTAATTGTACTAAGAAGTTGCTGGGGCATTgattagtactccctctgtaaagaaatataagggCGTTTAGatcacaacaacaacaacaacaacaacaacaacaacaaagcctttagtcccaaacaagttggggtaggctagaggtgaaacccgtAAGTTCTCgcgaccaactcatggctctggcacatggatagcaagcttccacgcacccctgtccatagctagttctttggtgatactccaatccttcaggtctctcttaacggactcctcccatgtcaaattcggtctaccctgacctctcttgacattctccgcacgctttagccgtccgctatgcactggagcttctggaggcctgtgctgaatatgcccaaaccatctcagacgatgttggacaagcttctcttcaatacccttatatttctttacggcgGGAGTAGATTGTAATTGTATAAATTTAAATCGTACTATAGAAAAATTAGCAACAAGCCTTCTTAGTAACAGTCAGTTCTTAGGGAATGTAGGCAGGCCACCCTAGACACACAATTTCAGTTTTGAAAACTATTGGTAATCGAGGGTATTGTCATTTGTCTAGGGAAAGTATAGTTAAAAGGTTGGTCTGGATTGATTGATCCCACTTTATTCTGTAGTTCCACTTGATGCCTTTTGATCCTTGAGTATCAGACATCGGAATATGAAGGTACTGTGTCATCCTAGACACACTGTTTTACTTTTGAAATCGGTCTAACCAAGGGCATTGTTTGGGAAAAGTATACTTAGAATTTACTAGGTTATGTTACTGTTTGATCCATTCTCGTTGGTATTCATTATGTGCTTCAACCAGTGGGCTTTTGTTAATAGAGAAACTATAGTTCATCCCAGATTGCCAGTTGTGATTGTTTAATTACCATTACCGTTAACGTATACTTTGACAAAACTGGCTTATTTGTTGTGCCTCGGATGTAAAGAATGTCGCATATGATGTACCGTATCTGCTGTTATATACAGCATGGCTGCACATAAGTGCATTTCCCTAAATACCTAGGCAATAGTTGAGCATATTCTAATGCTGTTCAAAATCAAGGAGTTTATGCACGAACTTGTGATTATTAAGGGGACTAGCTAACATTTAAGATTATTATGCCTTTTTTATTAACTGCTACCATTTTCCTATAATAACAAGCCGTGATCAATGTTAGGCATCTGTTTCcttgtgaattatggcatgggaAACTGAAAATGCACTTGAATTTCACTAGCTTTGAGCTTTTTTCCTTATTTGTGATTTTTCTGGTGGCTGTAATTATAAGATGCATTGACATGTATCTTGTCAAGGTTCTGGGTTATCAGTTGAGCTAATACATACTGGTGTTATTTATGCAGATACTTGATTGGATCTATGCATCCATGTACTGTTGGATCCAGGTGAGCATAGAATTAAATGTTTCAGTTTGTTCTGTATGATCGGCTAGTCGCTTTAGGGTAAATTTTCGCTCTCTTGGGAGTAATTCGCATGTCCGTTTTTACGATGTTGTATCTTGCAACCTGTACAAAATGAAGACATCATGCAAATATAGTTCCGTTTTAACCTGTCATCCTTGTCTCTTCTTTATTTCCATAGGAAACAAAATGCATCTCTTGCACAAAAGTTTGTAAGGACACATATGCATGTCTTACTATTTTGTTCTTTAAGATGTACTtcctctgtaaataaatataagacgttttagatatttcaatatggactacatacggactgAAATGAGTTAAAtttgtctatatacatccgaatCAGAAAAgagttagaacatcttatatttgttcATGGAGGGAGTACATTTTGTTGTATAGGTTGTAGTGAG contains:
- the LOC109741106 gene encoding universal stress protein PHOS32 is translated as MQAPTNPPVDLPPLVAPPPRVKAPTPRPPPPASLQPDSPGVFFTNAAAAAPLGSAHRRIAIAVDLSDESAYAVSWAVANYLRPGDAVILLHVRSTNVLYGADWGSVTPTSPEDDAEVAARKMEEDFDALTASKADDLAKPLEEAKIPYKIHIVKDHDMKERLCLEVERLGLSAVIMGSKGFGAARRASKGRLGSVSDYCVHHCICPVVVVRSPDDAVAEGGESATAMEAAVGAEDVLHPVPEEDAEYHDAAEEHKDT